From the genome of Bos taurus isolate L1 Dominette 01449 registration number 42190680 breed Hereford chromosome 2, ARS-UCD2.0, whole genome shotgun sequence, one region includes:
- the TNP1 gene encoding spermatid nuclear transition protein 1 gives MSTSRKLKSQGMRRGKNRTPHKGVKRSGSKRKYRKSSLKSRKRCDDANRNLRSHL, from the exons ATGTCGACCAGCCGCAAATTAAAGAGTCAGGGCATGAGGAGGGGCAAGAACAGAACTCCTCACAAGGGAGTCAAAAGAAGTGGCAGCAAAAGAAAATATCGGAAGAGCAGCCTGAAGAGTAGAAAACGCTGTGACGATG CCAATCGCAATTTGCGCTCCCACTTGTGA